The Primulina tabacum isolate GXHZ01 chromosome 16, ASM2559414v2, whole genome shotgun sequence genome window below encodes:
- the LOC142528617 gene encoding uncharacterized protein LOC142528617, whose translation MAEAYSGLKDDVVSVELPAPASWKKLYLPKKGGTPKKNEILFIAPTGEEINSRKQLDQYLKSHPGNPAISEFEWGTGETPRRSTRIREKVKATPPSKDSEPPTKRGKRSSLAKKDKKMDAEKEETEGKKEIEIPGGESNEKKDEENKEENKEPEDKNEAGKLQENATQENDLTNVEIHGNVPGDNDKDEIDEKVHGIEENLTVTDKAEDKQIPGTAENPLSGPNGVQTDIANGVAPASGGGAVAMEEDSSVTDMQVEEQENNTKGDVMENGKVNQPTLAPHHSSSTPISC comes from the exons ATGGCGGAGGCTTACTCTGGACTGAAGGATGATGTCGTTTCGGTTGAGCTCCCTGCGCCTGcttcttggaagaaattg TATTTGCCAAAAAAAGGAGGCACTCCGAAAAAAAACGAGATACTATTTATTGCTCCCACTGGAGAGGAGATAAACAGCCGCAAACAGCTGGATCAGTACCTGAAATCACACCCTGGAAATCCTGCAATATCAGAATTCGAATGGGGTACTGGTGAAACTCCAAGAAGATCAACAAGGATCAGAGAGAAGGTCAAGGCAACTCCTCCATCGAAAGACAGTGAGCCACCAACGAAACGTGGCAAACGATCATCCCTTGCCAAGAAAGACAAAAAGATGGATGCAGAAAAAGAAGAAACTGAAGGGAAGAAAGAAATTGAGATTCCAGGTGGGGAATCCAATGAGAAGAAAGACGAAGAAAACAAGGAAGAAAACAAGGAACCCGAGGACAAGAACGAAGCTGGCAAATTACAAGAGAACGCCACACAGGAGAATGATTTGACTAATGTTGAGATTCATGGTAACGTCCCAGGAGACAATGATAAGGATGAGATAGATGAAAAAGTCCACGGGATTGAAGAAAATTTGACCGTGACAGACAAGGCCGAAGACAAACAGATACCTGGAACTGCTGAAAATCCTCTGTCGGGGCCCAATGGAGTTCAAACAGATATCGCCAATGGTGTGGCACCTGCATCTGGTGGGGGAGCTGTCGCCATGGAGGAAGACAGCAGCGTGACTGATATGCAGGTGGAGGAGCAAGAAAATAATACAAAAGGAGATGTTATGGAGAATGGCAAGGTGAACCAACCAACCTTAGCTCCACATCATTCTTCTTCGACTCCTATTAGTTGTTGA
- the LOC142528615 gene encoding glucan endo-1,3-beta-glucosidase 14-like isoform X1 translates to MHRPFVITPHFKAMNCFLFFLWFFMLSRVLSPEAGLVVHAFTGTYGVNYGRIADNIPPPESVVTLLKAAKIKNIRIYDPDHGVLRAFKGSGIELIVGLPNEFLRDMSIGLDHAMAWVKENVEPFLPETLITGIAVGNEVLGGTDTELWEVLVPAVKNVYDALDRLQLADKVEVSSPHSEGVFASSFPPSAGAFKETLLPYLRPLLQFFSQINSPFYVNAYPFLAYISDPSHIDLKYALFESNPGIYDAKTKLHYDNMFEAQIDAAYAALEKVGFSKMEVIVSETGWASNGDENEVGANLKNARTYNRNLRKRLLKKKGTPYRPKMLVKAYVFALFNENSKPGPTSERNFGLFKADGSTSYDIGFTGLVPSSGFSVLGSMKVNGHKWRGFLQLWIRVICAAAVLAMIPR, encoded by the exons ATGCATCGGCCCTTCGTAATTACTCCTCATTTCAAGGCGATGAACTGCTTTCTGTTCTTCCTCTGGTTCTTTATGCTCTCTAGAGTTCTCTCACCAGAAG CAGGTTTGGTCGTTCATGCTTTTACGGGTACGTATGGTGTAAATTATGGCAGGATAGCGGACAATATTCCACCACCAGAAAGTGTTGTGACCCTCTTAAAAGCGGCCAAGATCAAGAACATCAGAATCTATGACCCTGATCACGGAGTTTTGAGGGCTTTTAAAGGGTCCGGAATCGAATTAATCGTTGGCCTACCGAATGAATTTTTGAGAGACATGAGCATAGGCCTAGACCATGCGATGGCGTGGGTAAAAGAAAACGTGGAGCCCTTTCTTCCAGAAACTCTTATAACTGGTATTGCTGTTGGAAACGAGGTCTTAGGAGGCACTGACACAGAATTATGGGAGGTTCTTGTGCCGGCCGTGAAGAATGTCTATGATGCCCTTGATCGTCTCCAATTAGCTGATAAAGTGGAAGTGTCAAGCCCGCATTCTGAGGGTGTCTTTGCCAGTTCATTCCCACCGTCAGCTGGGGCGTTTAAGGAGACTCTACTTCCCTACCTGAGGCCACTCCTTCAGTTCTTCTCACAAATTAACAGTCCTTTTTACGTCAATGCCTATCCATTTCTAGCCTATATTAGCGATCCATCACATATTGATTTAAAGTACGCCCTTTTTGAGTCGAACCCCGGGATTTACGATGCTAAAACTAAACTTCATTACGACAACATGTTTGAAGCTCAGATAGACGCAGCTTACGCTGCATTGGAAAAGGTTGGTTTTAGTAAAATGGAAGTGATAGTTTCTGAGACTGGCTGGGCTTCAAATGGAGATGAAAATGAAGTGGGAGCTAATTTGAAAAATGCGAGGACTTATAATCGTAATTTACGTAAGAGACTTTTGAAGAAGAAAGGGACTCCATATAGGCCAAAGATGTTGGTTAAGGCTTATGTATTTGCTTTGTTTAACGAGAACTCGAAGCCAGGGCCAACTTCCGAGCGGAACTTTGGGTTGTTTAAGGCTGATGGAAGCACTTCATACGACATTGGGTTCACAGGACTCGTTCCTAGTTCCGGTTTCTCGGTTCTTGGATCCATGAAG GTGAATGGACACAAATGGCGTGGATTCTTGCAGCTGTGGATTCGGGTAATCTGtgcagcagctgtgcttgctATGATTCCCCGATAG
- the LOC142528615 gene encoding glucan endo-1,3-beta-glucosidase 14-like isoform X2, which yields MHRPFVITPHFKAMNCFLFFLWFFMLSRVLSPEGLVVHAFTGTYGVNYGRIADNIPPPESVVTLLKAAKIKNIRIYDPDHGVLRAFKGSGIELIVGLPNEFLRDMSIGLDHAMAWVKENVEPFLPETLITGIAVGNEVLGGTDTELWEVLVPAVKNVYDALDRLQLADKVEVSSPHSEGVFASSFPPSAGAFKETLLPYLRPLLQFFSQINSPFYVNAYPFLAYISDPSHIDLKYALFESNPGIYDAKTKLHYDNMFEAQIDAAYAALEKVGFSKMEVIVSETGWASNGDENEVGANLKNARTYNRNLRKRLLKKKGTPYRPKMLVKAYVFALFNENSKPGPTSERNFGLFKADGSTSYDIGFTGLVPSSGFSVLGSMKVNGHKWRGFLQLWIRVICAAAVLAMIPR from the exons ATGCATCGGCCCTTCGTAATTACTCCTCATTTCAAGGCGATGAACTGCTTTCTGTTCTTCCTCTGGTTCTTTATGCTCTCTAGAGTTCTCTCACCAGAAG GTTTGGTCGTTCATGCTTTTACGGGTACGTATGGTGTAAATTATGGCAGGATAGCGGACAATATTCCACCACCAGAAAGTGTTGTGACCCTCTTAAAAGCGGCCAAGATCAAGAACATCAGAATCTATGACCCTGATCACGGAGTTTTGAGGGCTTTTAAAGGGTCCGGAATCGAATTAATCGTTGGCCTACCGAATGAATTTTTGAGAGACATGAGCATAGGCCTAGACCATGCGATGGCGTGGGTAAAAGAAAACGTGGAGCCCTTTCTTCCAGAAACTCTTATAACTGGTATTGCTGTTGGAAACGAGGTCTTAGGAGGCACTGACACAGAATTATGGGAGGTTCTTGTGCCGGCCGTGAAGAATGTCTATGATGCCCTTGATCGTCTCCAATTAGCTGATAAAGTGGAAGTGTCAAGCCCGCATTCTGAGGGTGTCTTTGCCAGTTCATTCCCACCGTCAGCTGGGGCGTTTAAGGAGACTCTACTTCCCTACCTGAGGCCACTCCTTCAGTTCTTCTCACAAATTAACAGTCCTTTTTACGTCAATGCCTATCCATTTCTAGCCTATATTAGCGATCCATCACATATTGATTTAAAGTACGCCCTTTTTGAGTCGAACCCCGGGATTTACGATGCTAAAACTAAACTTCATTACGACAACATGTTTGAAGCTCAGATAGACGCAGCTTACGCTGCATTGGAAAAGGTTGGTTTTAGTAAAATGGAAGTGATAGTTTCTGAGACTGGCTGGGCTTCAAATGGAGATGAAAATGAAGTGGGAGCTAATTTGAAAAATGCGAGGACTTATAATCGTAATTTACGTAAGAGACTTTTGAAGAAGAAAGGGACTCCATATAGGCCAAAGATGTTGGTTAAGGCTTATGTATTTGCTTTGTTTAACGAGAACTCGAAGCCAGGGCCAACTTCCGAGCGGAACTTTGGGTTGTTTAAGGCTGATGGAAGCACTTCATACGACATTGGGTTCACAGGACTCGTTCCTAGTTCCGGTTTCTCGGTTCTTGGATCCATGAAG GTGAATGGACACAAATGGCGTGGATTCTTGCAGCTGTGGATTCGGGTAATCTGtgcagcagctgtgcttgctATGATTCCCCGATAG
- the LOC142529428 gene encoding cucumber peeling cupredoxin-like isoform X1, with translation MDRAPLILTLFCAIFSVMLNFAAAQNVYTVGDEIGWDIPRAASVSYVNWASGKTFSVGDILGNTDFILFFNFVTNQHDLVQVTRASYDACDDDNEIGSIITTGPANVTLITTGDHYYICTFGPHCEAGQKLAITVGSSTPDIANPPTTAPPTTPATPSPASSLPDPCAPVPSQSLAPNAGNGPTAATARPSPPPDSASTSLASGFLLVLLSISVALIV, from the exons ATGGACAGAGCTCCATTAATCTTGACTCTTTTTTGTGCCATTTTTTCTGTTATGCTGAACTTTGCTGCAGCGCAAAATGTTTACACAGTCGGAGATGAAATTGGTTGGGATATACCCCGTGCTGCCTCTGTTTCATACGTCAACTGGGCTTCTGGCAAAACATTCTCGGTCGGAGATATACTGGGTAATACTGACTTTATCTTAT TTTTCAATTTCGTGACAAATCAACACGACCTCGTCCAAGTGACCAGGGCCTCATACGATGCATGCGATGACGATAACGAGATTGGCAGTATAATCACGACCGGACCGGCGAATGTCACTCTCATCACCACAGGAGACCATTACTACATTTGCACGTTTGGCCCCCACTGCGAAGCAGGGCAGAAACTCGCCATCACAGTTGGATCATCCACTCCTGACATCGCAAATCCACCAACGACGGCCCCTCCAACCACCCCCGCCACCCCCTCTCCCGCCTCGTCTCTGCCTGATCCCTGTGCTCCGGTACCATCCCAATCCTTAGCTCCAAATGCAGGCAATGGTCCCACTGCTGCGACGGCAAGACCATCACCTCCACCTGATTCTGCATCAACTTCACTGGCTTCTGGTTTCTTGCTCGTTCTGCTATCCATTAGCGTGGCGCTGATTGTTTAA
- the LOC142529428 gene encoding cucumber peeling cupredoxin-like isoform X2 — translation MDRAPLILTLFCAIFSVMLNFAAAQNVYTVGDEIGWDIPRAASVSYVNWASGKTFSVGDILVFNFVTNQHDLVQVTRASYDACDDDNEIGSIITTGPANVTLITTGDHYYICTFGPHCEAGQKLAITVGSSTPDIANPPTTAPPTTPATPSPASSLPDPCAPVPSQSLAPNAGNGPTAATARPSPPPDSASTSLASGFLLVLLSISVALIV, via the exons ATGGACAGAGCTCCATTAATCTTGACTCTTTTTTGTGCCATTTTTTCTGTTATGCTGAACTTTGCTGCAGCGCAAAATGTTTACACAGTCGGAGATGAAATTGGTTGGGATATACCCCGTGCTGCCTCTGTTTCATACGTCAACTGGGCTTCTGGCAAAACATTCTCGGTCGGAGATATACTGG TTTTCAATTTCGTGACAAATCAACACGACCTCGTCCAAGTGACCAGGGCCTCATACGATGCATGCGATGACGATAACGAGATTGGCAGTATAATCACGACCGGACCGGCGAATGTCACTCTCATCACCACAGGAGACCATTACTACATTTGCACGTTTGGCCCCCACTGCGAAGCAGGGCAGAAACTCGCCATCACAGTTGGATCATCCACTCCTGACATCGCAAATCCACCAACGACGGCCCCTCCAACCACCCCCGCCACCCCCTCTCCCGCCTCGTCTCTGCCTGATCCCTGTGCTCCGGTACCATCCCAATCCTTAGCTCCAAATGCAGGCAATGGTCCCACTGCTGCGACGGCAAGACCATCACCTCCACCTGATTCTGCATCAACTTCACTGGCTTCTGGTTTCTTGCTCGTTCTGCTATCCATTAGCGTGGCGCTGATTGTTTAA